The Bacteroides fragilis NCTC 9343 genome includes the window TTTTTCCACTCTGCCGGAGAGGGTGCTTTCTCCTTCAGATCGTCCATGTTCCGATCATCCATACCGATTATAAGATCGAAGTTGTAAAAATCTTCCGTACGGACAGGACGCGAACGATGTACCAGTTCATATCCTCTGCGGGCGGCATGGGCACGCATACGGCTATCGGGCAGTTCCCCCTGGTGATAAGCCAATATACCGGCTGAATCAATCACAAACTCTTTTTCCAGGCCGGCTTCTTTAATCAGATGAAGCATCACGCCTTCTGCCGTAGAAGAGCGGCAAATGTTGCCGAGGCAAACAAAAAGTATTTTCTTTTTCATGCTTTCTTACTTTTGAAATATAAAGATATAAAAATCCGCATGCAACAACGTGCCGCATGGATCTCCCAGCTACGCGTTTCTGCATGCGGTATCATATAAGTACAGTCAATAATTCTACAACGAATTCAGTATTTTGTTCGCCTTATTCACTGTTTCGGCAGCCGGAACTTCAGGGAAGTCTCTCAAGTTAAATGTGGAGAGCATTTTTTCCAGCTTCTTAAATCCGGTCTTGTTTTTCTTATCCGTAAATTCCTTGCGAAGGATCGTTATCTTTTCGTGAGCCTGAACACCCTCGATCAATTTTTCGAAACGAATGGAAGAGCGTGCTCCCGGATAAACCAGATAAGTGTCTCCACCGGCCCAGGCCTCAAAACGTGAATCGAGCAGCGGCTCTTTCGGCCAACTATTATAAGCCCAACGCAGATAGCCGTCAAGATGATCTTTGGCAGAATAATAACTCATCCAGGCAGCCTCGGCAGGATCGGAGAAGGTAAAGGTATTCGGGAAAGCTTCCGTACAGCACGTATAATAGGTAGTAGGAAGATTGTTTTGTGCACGACGTGCCAATACCTCCGCCGGATAAGAAGCTCCGATAGGAATACAATAGTCGTAGATATCCGCTTCCAGTTCTTTGTGGAAGTTACCCGCCAGCGATACTTTAAACTCAGGATCGGCTTTGCGGATCACCTGCAATGTTTTCTGCATAACCTCCATCGGGCGTTCGTCCATGGCAATGGTACAAATATCGAACCAACCTTTCTCACGTAAATGTTTAGAGAATGACTTCAACATAGCCACCCACATCTCTTCGTAAGCTTTTTCGCCCGGAGCGGTTTTCACATACTGCATACTGTTTGTAGCCTGATCGAAATATTGGAAAGACAACTTCCACGGAACCATCGAGTAGCAATTGATCTGCTTGTCGATGCCCACGCTCATCATCATCTCTACCCACTTGTCGAACACATCATAATCGAAAGCCCAAGTGCCGTTCACTTTCTTTGTCCAGGTGACCATCGATTCAAAGTAGTCATAAGTCTGTCCGTTCCAAGGTTTATGCATGATGGAAGCCGTAATAATCTTCTGTCCGGCATCCGCCAGCATCTTCATCACAGGACGCATGGCATCTATGTGTGCCTGACTCCAGAGCGGAACCTGATAATAACGTGCCACGGCAAACGGACTCTGCCACAAATCGAGGTGGAAAGCCCACTGAGACGGGGCAGGCAACACGCGTGAAGAGACTTTGATATCCATCTTCAAGGTAGACAGACGGTTATCTCCGTCTTTCACCTCGACCGTACCACGATAGACTCCCGGTGACACAGTCTGGGGAACCTGGCAATTGATCCAGATGGCCTGAGTGCTTTTAGCTTCCATAGGCATCGAAGTCAGCAAGTGGTCAATCGGATCGGCAACCAACAGAGAGTCGTAAATGGAGTGATCGGGACGATAACCACAGCCGCCACGTCCGTCTTTATTCAATTCGTCGGTCATCACATAGCGGACAAAACCTCCGCTGAATGCATCGGCCGGAAGTACATCTCCCTTGGAGTTTTTAAATTCGGAGAGAGAATAGTTCAATCCTTTCAGGTCGGTACCGGTCCAGACAACAGCCTGCGCATGGAGTTTCTCACCGCGCCATCCCTCCAGCGTAATGCTTTTCTGCGACTGGATCACAGGTACGGCATGTTTCGCATACCGGGTATCGGTATTTCCCCATTGTACCTGAGGGGCTTTGACTGCCGCCCATTCTTTTTCGGAAGGAGCAACCGGATCGGGCAATTCTTTATAAGACTGGATGGGGAACGGGGCCTGTCCGGTCGGTGTTCCACATTGTGTCACTCCTTGCTGGGCAAGAAGCGGGCCTGTACTAACCAGGCAAGAAAGCAAAAGTGTCGTGATTCGCTTCATGGTTTCATTTTTTAAGGGTAATATATTAAGATTGGTTTTCATTACATAGGATCTACATCATAGTAAACAATCAGCGATTTAAACCGTTCGTCTTCTATCATTTCACGTTGTACCCGCAAAAGTAATTCACGGGCACGACTCATCGGCGCATTTTGTTCTATTTTAACAACTATTTTTCGTATGAACAAAGTTTGAATACGGGCAACGGGCGGTTTATCCGGTCCCAGTATCCGGTTTCCGAACAATGCGCGCAGTTTCTCGGCCATGGTGTGTGCCATCACATCAAGCAACGTCTCGTTCCGGTTTTTCAGATAGACATACACCATCCGGTAATACGGAGGATAATGAAACATCTGCCGCTCAGCCAGTTGTCCCGCCACCATATCTTCATAATCGTTCGTCATCACCTGACGGATGATGGGATGGTCTATACTTTTGGTTTGCAACACTACCCTGCCCCGTTTATTTTTTCGTCCGGCACGTCCGGCAACCTGCGCCATCAACTGGAAGGCACGTTCGTACGAACGGAAATCGGGATAATTCAGCATCGTGTCCGCATTGAGTATCCCCACCACGCTGACGTGGTCAAAGTCGAGTCCTTTGGATACCATCTGGGTACCGATCAGTATATCGGTCTTTCCCTGTTCAAAGTCTGCAATAATTTTTTCGTATGCCGACCGCGTACGTGTAGTATCGAGATCCATACGTGCTACGGAAGCTTCCGGAAAAATCAACTTCACATCATCTTCTATCTTTTCCGTACCAAATCCTCTGTGCATCAACTCGACCCCTTCGCAAGCCGGACACGAACGGGGCAACTGGTAAGTATACCCGCAATAGTGGCAAGTCAGCTGATTGATACCTTTATGATAGGTCAGGCTGACATCACAGTTCTTGCACTTTGGCACCCATCCGCACGTGCGGCACTCTATCATCGGAGCAAATCCCCGGCGATTCTGAAACAGAATCACCTGCTGTTTATTATCGAGTGCCTCGCGGACATATTGCAGCAGCAACGGAGAGAACTGCCCCGTCATCCGCTTCTTGCGGTGCAACTCCTTTATATCTACCGGAATAATCTCCGGCAATTGAATTTCCTTATAGCGTTCTTTCAGTTCCACCCACCCGAATTTGCCGGTAGTGGCATTCTGCCAAGTCTCCACCGAAGGAGTGGCAGTACCCAGCAACGTCTTTGCCCCATACATCGAAGCCAGCACGATGGCAGCATTCCGGGCATGATAGCGCGGTGCGGGATCTTGTTGCTTATACGTATTTTCGTGTTCCTCGTCCACAATGACCAGTCCGAGATTCCGAAACGGGAGGAACACCGAAGAGCGTACCCCCAGAATAATATCGTAACCCTCCTCCGTCAACTGCTTTTGCCAGATCTCTACTCTCTCGGCGTCGGGGAACTTGGAGTGATAGATTCCCAACCGGGAGCCGAACACCCGTTTCAGCCGTTCGGTGATCTGGGTAGTCAATGCTATTTCGGGCAACAGATAAAGCACCTGCCTGCCTTGCCTCAACGTCTCTTCTATCAGGTGGATGTATACTTCGGTCTTTCCACTGGAAGTCACTCCGTGGAGCAGACAGACATTCTTCTCCTGAAAGCTCTGCATGATTTCATGATAAGCCCGTTGCTGGTGCTCGTTCAGCACGTTCAGTTCTACCGTCTTTCCGACCAAACGGTTCAACCGCCCGATTTCCTGATAATAGACCTCGAATATCTGTTTTTCTACCAATCCGTTGAAAATAGCGGGAGAAGCAGAGGCACGTTGCAGAAGTTCTTTCTTGGACACTTCTTTGGATGCACCGTCCCCCAACACGCCGGAAAGCTCCACATACTTCATCAACAACGCCAACTGTTTCGGAGCGCGCTCCAGCTCGTCAAAGATACGCCGGAGATTCTCTTCACCGGAAGCGTCTGCCACCAGCCGGACCCGGGCTTCCGTTTTGGGTTTATAGGTGCGGCGGAGCTCTTCTTTTACAAACAGAGCTTCCTTGTCGAGCAGCGACTTGATAACGGTGAGAATGTTTTTCAATCCGCTCTCTTTCTCAAGTTTGGTGACACATTGCTCGGGTTCTTTGGCAAGCAGGTCGAGCACCAGTTGCTCGCGTTCAGAAAGAGGAGCATCCGCCTCGAAGTCGGGATTATACTCCACAATCGTCTCGCTCTCCAACTTCAGGCCGGAAGGCAATGCGGCTTTGTAAACATCACCCTGCGTACAAAGATAATAATCGGCCAGCCATTCCCAGAACCGGAACTGACCGGGCAGCAGTATCGGAGAGGTGTCAAGTACAGTAGAGATCTCTTTGACTTCATATTCGGTCGGTGCATAGTGATGCACATTGCGAACAATGGCTGTATAGTACTTCTTCCGCCCGAAAGGTACAACTACCCGGCAACCTATTTGCACCTCTTCAGCCCCTTCGTCCGGAAGGGAATAGGTAAAGCAACGGGGCAGAGGCAAAGGTAATATGACATCTACATACTTTTTCATTGTGAGGACAAAGATACAAAAAATCCCCGACGCAAGCGCCGGGGATTCGTTTATCATAAAATGATTCTGTCTTCTTAGAAAATGTAAGCTGCGGAAATCTGCCACATTTTAGTCTTATAAGAGAAATCAGCCTCTTTCCATTCTGCCGTTTTATTCAACGGAATGTTATAATTGGCACCTACTTGTAAGTGTCTCAACAGCTTCACACCAGCACCTACATTGATTCCTACCTGAGCATTTTTTTTATTCAACCGTCCAAGCTCTCCATAGTTTTTATCACCGGAGAAGTTGAAATAGAAATCCGGACCGGCTGCTACATAGATACCCAATGCGCTACCCAAACCGATAGTATACTTTAAGTTGATTGGAATATCAAGCCCATTCTGTCTGATAGACTCATCACCGACTTTTACACCTCTCTGAGCAAATAAAAGGGCACCGTCAACACCCAGACCTACCAATGGAATAGTAACCTCAGCCATCGGACCGATAAAGAATCCGGTGAAGTTGTCTGTTTTTAAATCAGACTTATTAAAATCAGCTTTTGCCAGGTTTACACCACCTTTCACACCAAACTTGATAAGTTGTGCCTGAGCAGGCATAGCCATACCGATACATACAGCTATCATTAAAGCACTAATAATCTTTTTCATAACTAAGTTGTGTTTAAAATTCGGGACAAAGATATAGTTTTAAATTAAAAAAACATTAAATCTGTTTGCATATTTTCAGCAAAGCTTTCTATTCTATAACATTACGCTACCCTATTTTGTTTTTTGATAACGTTCATATAAAGGCACATGCAATCTATCGGAAAGCCCGTGTGAGCATCTTCCTAAGGCAGCATATACCAGTTATACAACTCGTCATACACCAGTTGCACAACTGGTATCGTCCGGGTTGCCCATCCGGTAGTTCCTTTCCTTAAAAGATACCCTTACCGTCTCAGGATGGAAACATTCAGATGCAGGCAAGAAGAAAAAAATACCTTTCCCGGAACAACGGACCGAAAATCCATGTACCTTTGTGGTACTTCAAGGAAAGATGCCAGAGTGATCGAATGGGCCGGACTCGAAATCCGGTGAACGGCTTGTCCGTTCCGTGGGTTTGAATCCCACTCTTTCCGCAATAATTTTGTTGTTTGTCCGTCTCCCCCACAAGTGGAGTCACCAAAAAAGAAGAGATGCACCGAGAAATAAGAATCTACGGCACATCTCTTTTTTTATGTCAAATGCAAGCGGAAGCTTTCTATGCCGGACGAGAGCATACGACGCGACTTTCTTCTTGCGTCCTCGGCGAGGAAGGCTTCCTTACTTTTTGAAGTGAATCAACATCAATACCGGGTTGTCATCGGCTTTCAGGCCGGCTGCTATCTCTTTCAATTCACCGCTCAGCTGACCGGCTTCGTAAGCATCCATCAGGTCTTCGGACTTCAGAACAGCCAAGCCGCAATCTTCGGGATAGCAAAAGAACATGATACCTTCCACACGTTTCGAAGCATCGTCTTTATTCTTCAACAAGTAACGGCAGACTTCCTGCGTGCGACAGTCGTACAGCCACTCTTCACTTTTCAGATCCAATGACTCGATACTGTTCATCGGCACTTCCATAGGTTGCTTAGTCAGAAAGAAATAAGCCCCCGCCGCTCCCCGTAAAAACAAACCATACTTGTTTCCCTCCTCCGAATGTGAAGGAGTACGGACGAGCAATGGCTCTAAGGTGCGGTCCGGATTCATTGCAAACAAGGTATCCGAGTCGGGATTGCCGATATAAAAGCGGGAGCCATTACGAATCAAAGAGGGTTCCAGAAGATAAGCGTATGAATGGTTTTCCGCATTGACAATAAGCTTGACGAGAATATTTCTTTTCTGCACATAGTCCAGTGAATCCAGATGCCCGTCCCGGGTGGAGACCAAAAGATAAGGATAGAAGTTGGCATCCTGATCGTCCGGCACCTTTGACTCCTGTTCCGCTATCAAATAGTCGGGAGAGAACAGGCACATGCGACTCATCCGTTTCCCTTCAGGGAAAGTAAAAGAGTGCTTGAACTTTCCGTCCAGAGAATAGACGTGAATCTGCTGACGGTTCATCTCCTTCAGGTAAAGTTCGCCGTTCGCCGGGTTTACATCTATCGAACCGATATCCTTGTATTCACCCGGGCCGTTACCGACCCTGTGGATGCGGTTGAGTACTTTCCCCTGCCGGCTGAAGAAGCAAACGTCGTTTCCCCGATGTCCTTTGGTTATCACATATTGATCGGTGACCACTTCTACCGAACCGTCGAACAGAAATTCGTCGTTAGTCTCCAAAGGAATATAGCTTATGTCAGCAATATCCTGCAACACGATCTCCTTTTCGGGATAATCTTCATTCATATCAATCACAGGCAGAGCCTGATTCACTGCTTCCTTGCCACCCTGACACGAAGCCAATGCAAGGGATACCCAAAAATAAAACGGGAGTCTTTTCATAGTACAAATTATTAACCGACGGGAAAGATACATATTATTACTGAAACCGATGTACTACTATACCCTAAAAATAAAAAAGAAGGAGATACCCGAACGGTCATCTCCTTCCTCCTACTTACTGAAAATTATACTTCATATTCCTGATATCAATGATTGGGCTTAATATCGAGTTTCACCGGATGAATCATATTTTCCGGTTTAAGGATCGTATCGAGGTCTTCTTTTGAAAGAATGTCATGTTCCAACACCAGTTCATAGACTCCCTTACCGGTCTCCTGTGCTTCTTTGGCAATCTTGGTAGAGTTTTTATATCCGATAACAGGATTCAGTGCAGTCACCACACCGATACTGTTGTGAACATCTTTCCGGCATTTTTCCTCATTGGCCGTGATGCCGTCTATACACAAGGTACGCAGCGTATCGAAACCATTCATCAGCAAATCGGCAGATTCGAAACAGCACTGGGCCATGACCGGTTCCATCGCATTCAGTTCCATCTGGGCCGCTTCACCACTCATAGCTACACAAAGGTCGTTACCTATTACTTTATAGTCAATCTGATTCATCACTTCGGGAATAACCGGATTGACCTTACCCGGCATAATGGACGAACCGGGCTGCATGGCCGGCAGATTGATTTCGCCCAACCCGCAACGCGGGCCGGATGCCAAAAGGCGCAAGTCATTGCATATCTTATTCATTTTTACAGCTATACGGCGCATAGCAGAAGAGTAACCTACCAGACAAGAAGTGTCGGAAGTAGCTCCTATCAGATCATCGGCCAAACGGATATCCAGTCCGGTAATCTTCCGGAGAGCCGCTATGCATTTGCTTGCATATTCCGGCTCGGCGGTGATTCCGGTTCCGATGGCAGTAGCTCCCATATTGACGGTCAGGAAGTCCTGAGCAGCAAAGTCCAGGTTCTTGACTTCATCCTGAAGGATACTGGCAAAACCATTGAACGTCTGTCCGAGCGTCATCGGCACCGCATCTTCCAGCTGGGTGCGCCCCATCTTGATCACATGTGCAAACTCTTCGCCCTTTCTTCTGAAAGCATCGATCACCTCCTTAAAATGTTTCACCAGTTTGAGGTGCGTATAATACATACCGATATGAATAGCGGTCGGATAAGCGTCATTGGTAGACTGCGAACGGTTAACATGATCATTGGGCGAACAATATTGATATTCCCCACGTTTATGTCCCATCAACTCGAGTGCGCGGTTGGCTATCACCTCGTTGGCATTCATGTTGGTGGTGGTTCCGGCTCCACCCTGGATCATGTCTACCGGGAACTGGTCATGATGCTTCCCTTCCAGAATTTCTTTACATGCACGAAGAATGGCATTTGCCTGCTCTTCGGTCAGCAGTCCAAGTTCAAAGTTAGCCATAGCGGCTCCCATCTTGGTAATGGCCAGTGCATTGATAAATAAGGGATACTCACAAAGATGATATTTGCTAATGCGGAAGTTCTCTATTCCCCGAAGGGTTTGTACGCCATATAAGGCGGTTTCGGGTACTTCACGTTCACCTATTAAATCACTCTCTGTACGAGTTGCTTTCGATAATTCTTCTTTCATAATATATCTTTATTAACAATTACATTCTTAACTGTGTTTACAATAACCAAACTTAAGCAATATTGTTTTGAAAGCATACATATTCGCAATTTAGTTAACATACTTTAAACAAGGAACAGTTTTTATACATGAAGACAAATAGATGTATCATATTGTAAACCTCCCCTCCCAATAGGGATTTTAACAAAATATCCTTCATAATGAAAAAATATACTAATAGGCAAAAACCTATTAACTTCTTTTTTGTTGATTAGCATATCATTTACCGATTCAGAGACAATTTATTCAATTATCTTTGCCAAAAATAAAAAAGAAAGATATGATTCTACAATTGGCTTTTGTACTGACAGCTATCATTATCGGTGCCCGTCTGGGAGGTATCGGACTCGGAGTAATGGGCGGCGTAGGTTTAGGAATACTTACTTTTGCCTTCGGATTGCAACCCACAGCTCCTCCAATCGACGTGATGTTGATGATTGCCGCAGTCATCTCGGCCGCCTCCTGCATGCAAGCAGCCGGCGGGCTGGATTATATGGTGAAGCTGGCAGAAAAGTTATTGCGTAAGAACCCGTCACATGTCACCATATTAAGTCCCATTGTGACCTACCTGTTTACTTTTGTTGCGGGAACAGGGCATGTCGCTTACTCCGTATTGCCTGTGATTGCAGAGGTAGCCACCGAAACAAAGATTCGTCCGGAACGTCCCCTCGGCATAGCCGTCATCGCTTCGCAACAAGCCATCACGGCAAGTCCCATCTCGGCAGCCACGGTCGCCTTACTCGGACTGTTGGCCGGTTTCGACATTACCCTGTTCGATATTCTCAAAATAACGATTCCCGCAACCATTATCGGCGTACTGGTAGGTGCACTTTTTTCTATGAAAGTAGGTAAAGAGCTGGTAGACGACCCGGAATACCAGAAACGATTGGCTGAAGGATACTTCAACTCAAAGAAAATAGAGATTAAAGATGTACACAATAGGCGCAATGCAATGATATCGGTGTTGATTTTCATCTTAGCTACCGCCTTTATTGTATTTTTCGGCTCTTTCGACGGCATGCGCCCCACATTTCTGATCGATGGCGAAACAGTCACCCTGGGCATGTCTGCCATTATCGAAATCGTCATGCTTTCGGCAGCTGCGCTTATCCTGCTGATCACGAAGACAGATGGTATCAAAGCGACGCAAGGTTCTGTTTTTCCGGCAGGGATGCAGGCGGTAATCGCTATTTTTGGTATAGCCTGGATGGGCGATACGTTTCTGCAAGGCAACATGGGGCAACTGACCGAATCGATCGAAGGACTTGTCCGCCAGATGCCGTGGTTGTTCGGCATTGCCCTGTTCATAATGTCCATCCTGCTCTACAGCCAGGCTGCTACGGTACGTGCACTGATGCCGTTGGGTATTGCTCTCGGCATTTCACCGTATATGCTGATCGCCATGTTCCCGGCTGTAAACGGATATTTCTTCATTCCGAACTATCCGACAGTAGTGGCCGCCATCAATTTCGACCGGACCGGTACAACGAAAATCGGTAAATACGTATTGAATCATTCGTTTATGATGCCCGGACTGGTATCGACCGTTGTAGCCATCGCGCTCGGATTGCTCTTTATCCAGATATTCTAAAAGAACGGAACTATCTATTTTTTTAACCTAAATAACAGTTGAGTCATGAAAGAATTAAAAAGACTAAGCTTTGTAGTGGTCACACTACTACTTTCCACGATGATGGCTTTCGCGCAAAAGCCTAATATTCACATCCTTGCTACGGGTGGCACAATTGCCGGTACAGGCGGTTCTGCCACTTCCACCAACTATACGGCCGGCCAGGTAGCAATCAGTACGCTGCTCGATGCAGTACCCGAACTCAAGGATATTGCCAACGTGACCGGTGAGCAAATTGTACGTATCGCATCGCAGGACATGAGCG containing:
- a CDS encoding 6-bladed beta-propeller produces the protein MKRLPFYFWVSLALASCQGGKEAVNQALPVIDMNEDYPEKEIVLQDIADISYIPLETNDEFLFDGSVEVVTDQYVITKGHRGNDVCFFSRQGKVLNRIHRVGNGPGEYKDIGSIDVNPANGELYLKEMNRQQIHVYSLDGKFKHSFTFPEGKRMSRMCLFSPDYLIAEQESKVPDDQDANFYPYLLVSTRDGHLDSLDYVQKRNILVKLIVNAENHSYAYLLEPSLIRNGSRFYIGNPDSDTLFAMNPDRTLEPLLVRTPSHSEEGNKYGLFLRGAAGAYFFLTKQPMEVPMNSIESLDLKSEEWLYDCRTQEVCRYLLKNKDDASKRVEGIMFFCYPEDCGLAVLKSEDLMDAYEAGQLSGELKEIAAGLKADDNPVLMLIHFKK
- the aspA gene encoding aspartate ammonia-lyase gives rise to the protein MKEELSKATRTESDLIGEREVPETALYGVQTLRGIENFRISKYHLCEYPLFINALAITKMGAAMANFELGLLTEEQANAILRACKEILEGKHHDQFPVDMIQGGAGTTTNMNANEVIANRALELMGHKRGEYQYCSPNDHVNRSQSTNDAYPTAIHIGMYYTHLKLVKHFKEVIDAFRRKGEEFAHVIKMGRTQLEDAVPMTLGQTFNGFASILQDEVKNLDFAAQDFLTVNMGATAIGTGITAEPEYASKCIAALRKITGLDIRLADDLIGATSDTSCLVGYSSAMRRIAVKMNKICNDLRLLASGPRCGLGEINLPAMQPGSSIMPGKVNPVIPEVMNQIDYKVIGNDLCVAMSGEAAQMELNAMEPVMAQCCFESADLLMNGFDTLRTLCIDGITANEEKCRKDVHNSIGVVTALNPVIGYKNSTKIAKEAQETGKGVYELVLEHDILSKEDLDTILKPENMIHPVKLDIKPNH
- a CDS encoding porin family protein; this translates as MKKIISALMIAVCIGMAMPAQAQLIKFGVKGGVNLAKADFNKSDLKTDNFTGFFIGPMAEVTIPLVGLGVDGALLFAQRGVKVGDESIRQNGLDIPINLKYTIGLGSALGIYVAAGPDFYFNFSGDKNYGELGRLNKKNAQVGINVGAGVKLLRHLQVGANYNIPLNKTAEWKEADFSYKTKMWQISAAYIF
- a CDS encoding DUF4091 domain-containing protein translates to MKRITTLLLSCLVSTGPLLAQQGVTQCGTPTGQAPFPIQSYKELPDPVAPSEKEWAAVKAPQVQWGNTDTRYAKHAVPVIQSQKSITLEGWRGEKLHAQAVVWTGTDLKGLNYSLSEFKNSKGDVLPADAFSGGFVRYVMTDELNKDGRGGCGYRPDHSIYDSLLVADPIDHLLTSMPMEAKSTQAIWINCQVPQTVSPGVYRGTVEVKDGDNRLSTLKMDIKVSSRVLPAPSQWAFHLDLWQSPFAVARYYQVPLWSQAHIDAMRPVMKMLADAGQKIITASIMHKPWNGQTYDYFESMVTWTKKVNGTWAFDYDVFDKWVEMMMSVGIDKQINCYSMVPWKLSFQYFDQATNSMQYVKTAPGEKAYEEMWVAMLKSFSKHLREKGWFDICTIAMDERPMEVMQKTLQVIRKADPEFKVSLAGNFHKELEADIYDYCIPIGASYPAEVLARRAQNNLPTTYYTCCTEAFPNTFTFSDPAEAAWMSYYSAKDHLDGYLRWAYNSWPKEPLLDSRFEAWAGGDTYLVYPGARSSIRFEKLIEGVQAHEKITILRKEFTDKKNKTGFKKLEKMLSTFNLRDFPEVPAAETVNKANKILNSL
- a CDS encoding low molecular weight protein-tyrosine-phosphatase — its product is MKKKILFVCLGNICRSSTAEGVMLHLIKEAGLEKEFVIDSAGILAYHQGELPDSRMRAHAARRGYELVHRSRPVRTEDFYNFDLIIGMDDRNMDDLKEKAPSPAEWKKIHRMTEYCTRIPADHVPDPYYGGAEGFEYVLDILEDACAGLLTSLTQDS
- the priA gene encoding replication restart helicase PriA gives rise to the protein MKKYVDVILPLPLPRCFTYSLPDEGAEEVQIGCRVVVPFGRKKYYTAIVRNVHHYAPTEYEVKEISTVLDTSPILLPGQFRFWEWLADYYLCTQGDVYKAALPSGLKLESETIVEYNPDFEADAPLSEREQLVLDLLAKEPEQCVTKLEKESGLKNILTVIKSLLDKEALFVKEELRRTYKPKTEARVRLVADASGEENLRRIFDELERAPKQLALLMKYVELSGVLGDGASKEVSKKELLQRASASPAIFNGLVEKQIFEVYYQEIGRLNRLVGKTVELNVLNEHQQRAYHEIMQSFQEKNVCLLHGVTSSGKTEVYIHLIEETLRQGRQVLYLLPEIALTTQITERLKRVFGSRLGIYHSKFPDAERVEIWQKQLTEEGYDIILGVRSSVFLPFRNLGLVIVDEEHENTYKQQDPAPRYHARNAAIVLASMYGAKTLLGTATPSVETWQNATTGKFGWVELKERYKEIQLPEIIPVDIKELHRKKRMTGQFSPLLLQYVREALDNKQQVILFQNRRGFAPMIECRTCGWVPKCKNCDVSLTYHKGINQLTCHYCGYTYQLPRSCPACEGVELMHRGFGTEKIEDDVKLIFPEASVARMDLDTTRTRSAYEKIIADFEQGKTDILIGTQMVSKGLDFDHVSVVGILNADTMLNYPDFRSYERAFQLMAQVAGRAGRKNKRGRVVLQTKSIDHPIIRQVMTNDYEDMVAGQLAERQMFHYPPYYRMVYVYLKNRNETLLDVMAHTMAEKLRALFGNRILGPDKPPVARIQTLFIRKIVVKIEQNAPMSRARELLLRVQREMIEDERFKSLIVYYDVDPM
- a CDS encoding anaerobic C4-dicarboxylate transporter family protein, which translates into the protein MILQLAFVLTAIIIGARLGGIGLGVMGGVGLGILTFAFGLQPTAPPIDVMLMIAAVISAASCMQAAGGLDYMVKLAEKLLRKNPSHVTILSPIVTYLFTFVAGTGHVAYSVLPVIAEVATETKIRPERPLGIAVIASQQAITASPISAATVALLGLLAGFDITLFDILKITIPATIIGVLVGALFSMKVGKELVDDPEYQKRLAEGYFNSKKIEIKDVHNRRNAMISVLIFILATAFIVFFGSFDGMRPTFLIDGETVTLGMSAIIEIVMLSAAALILLITKTDGIKATQGSVFPAGMQAVIAIFGIAWMGDTFLQGNMGQLTESIEGLVRQMPWLFGIALFIMSILLYSQAATVRALMPLGIALGISPYMLIAMFPAVNGYFFIPNYPTVVAAINFDRTGTTKIGKYVLNHSFMMPGLVSTVVAIALGLLFIQIF